One Clostridia bacterium DNA segment encodes these proteins:
- the galE gene encoding UDP-glucose 4-epimerase GalE, producing the protein MKLLITGGAGYIGSHTCVELLNAGHDVVVVDNLANSKSAALERVKEITGRDFSFRKVDLLDREALEKVFADERPEGVIHFAGLKAVGESVAKPLEYYHNNIVGTINLLEMMRKYDAKRLVFSSSATVYGDPASVPITEDFPLSVTNPYGRTKLMIEDILRDLYRSDDSWSIVLLRYFNPVGAHESGRIGEDPAGIPNNLMPYISQVAAGKLKRLRVFGNDYPTPDGTGVRDYIHVVDLAKGHIAALKKLSANGIYTYNLGTGRGYSVLDAVKAFEKANGLEIPYDIVERRPGDIAECYADPALAEKELGWHAEKDLVDMCRDAWNWQKNNPDGYPED; encoded by the coding sequence ATGAAGCTTCTCATCACCGGCGGCGCCGGCTACATAGGCAGTCACACCTGTGTTGAACTACTTAACGCCGGTCACGACGTCGTAGTCGTCGACAACCTCGCCAACTCGAAGTCTGCGGCGCTGGAGCGCGTAAAAGAGATAACGGGAAGGGATTTCTCCTTCCGCAAAGTCGACCTGCTCGACCGCGAAGCGCTTGAGAAAGTCTTTGCCGACGAGCGCCCGGAAGGCGTTATCCACTTCGCCGGCCTGAAGGCGGTGGGCGAGTCCGTCGCCAAGCCGCTTGAGTACTACCACAACAACATCGTCGGCACGATAAACCTGCTTGAGATGATGCGCAAATACGACGCGAAGCGCCTTGTTTTCTCGTCCTCCGCGACGGTGTACGGCGATCCCGCGTCGGTGCCGATAACGGAGGATTTTCCGCTTTCCGTCACCAACCCCTACGGAAGAACGAAGCTGATGATAGAGGATATCCTCCGCGATCTTTACCGTTCGGACGACAGCTGGAGCATCGTGCTGCTGCGTTACTTCAACCCGGTCGGAGCGCACGAAAGCGGCAGGATAGGCGAAGACCCCGCCGGCATACCGAATAACCTTATGCCGTACATCTCGCAGGTCGCGGCCGGCAAGCTGAAGCGCCTGCGCGTTTTCGGAAACGACTACCCGACTCCGGACGGCACGGGCGTTCGCGATTACATCCACGTCGTCGATCTCGCCAAGGGACACATCGCGGCGCTGAAAAAGCTTTCCGCAAACGGCATTTATACCTACAACCTCGGTACCGGAAGGGGATACAGCGTTCTCGACGCGGTAAAGGCTTTCGAGAAGGCGAACGGTCTCGAGATTCCGTACGACATAGTTGAACGCCGTCCCGGCGACATCGCAGAGTGTTACGCCGACCCCGCGCTCGCTGAAAAGGAACTCGGCTGGCACGCGGAAAAGGACCTCGTCGATATGTGCCGCGACGCGTGGAACTGGCAGAAAAACAACCCGGACGGTTATCCCGAAGACTGA
- a CDS encoding DNA-3-methyladenine glycosylase 2 family protein, which yields MEFRKENNGIYCGSCGINLPLTLDCGQAFRWRPYGDGFRAAVGDKLITVAERAGGLFFSADCDTGLLAAAVTSYFDLDRDYAEIERVISADPYVAEAMNTCRGLRILKQEPFEALISFIISQNNNVPRIKNIVETLCGCFGTPLGDGISSFPSAEKLASLSEEDLAPLRCGYRARYIIEAARKVASGELDLSAAAAADEETCMLALKGVTGVGDKVAACVMLYGLGRLDSFPMDVWMKRVVRVLYDGSIDVRGHFGGYAGVAQQYLFVLARQEKYLDRFGK from the coding sequence ATGGAGTTCCGAAAAGAAAACAACGGAATATACTGCGGCTCGTGCGGGATCAACCTTCCGTTGACGCTGGATTGCGGGCAGGCGTTCCGCTGGCGTCCTTACGGAGACGGGTTCCGCGCCGCGGTCGGAGACAAGCTGATAACCGTTGCCGAACGCGCCGGCGGACTGTTTTTTTCGGCAGACTGCGATACCGGCCTGCTTGCCGCCGCGGTAACGTCATACTTTGACCTCGACCGCGACTACGCGGAGATCGAACGCGTTATCTCCGCCGATCCCTATGTCGCGGAGGCGATGAACACCTGCCGCGGCCTCCGCATACTGAAGCAGGAGCCATTCGAGGCGCTCATCTCGTTCATTATTTCGCAGAACAACAATGTCCCGCGCATAAAAAACATAGTAGAAACGCTCTGCGGCTGCTTCGGCACGCCGCTCGGCGACGGTATAAGCTCGTTCCCGTCGGCTGAAAAGCTCGCCTCACTGAGCGAGGAAGACCTCGCGCCGCTGCGCTGCGGATACCGCGCGCGCTACATAATCGAAGCGGCGCGGAAGGTCGCGTCCGGCGAGCTTGACCTCTCCGCCGCGGCGGCCGCGGACGAGGAAACGTGTATGCTCGCGCTGAAGGGCGTTACCGGCGTCGGCGATAAAGTCGCCGCCTGCGTTATGCTATACGGACTCGGGCGTCTCGACTCCTTCCCGATGGACGTCTGGATGAAGCGTGTCGTGCGCGTGCTGTACGACGGTTCGATCGACGTTCGCGGGCATTTCGGCGGCTACGCGGGAGTCGCGCAGCAGTACCTTTTCGTTCTCGCAAGGCAGGAGAAATATCTCGATAGATTCGGCAAATAA
- a CDS encoding response regulator transcription factor, producing the protein MKNILVLEDEATIRDFIVINLKRAGYDIVEASTGEEALSIIESKPSGFALYLLDINLPGIDGFAVCRSIRERSTDSGVIMLSARSQEIDRVSGLMLGADDYITKPFSPSELVARVDALYRRVSGKFERSERAGEDFKCGRFRLIGLTRTLIKNDERIELTQVEYLMLKLFFENPDVAISRETISDTVWGDGYHSDLKVVDVNIRRLRMKVEDDPSDPRTIIKVWGYGYKWVSKS; encoded by the coding sequence ATGAAAAACATACTCGTTCTTGAAGACGAAGCTACGATACGCGACTTTATAGTCATAAACCTGAAACGCGCGGGCTACGACATCGTCGAGGCCTCGACCGGCGAGGAGGCGCTGAGCATCATCGAAAGCAAGCCCTCCGGATTCGCGCTATACCTTCTCGACATAAACCTTCCCGGCATCGACGGCTTCGCCGTCTGCCGCAGCATAAGGGAGCGCTCCACGGACTCCGGGGTCATCATGCTCTCGGCGCGTTCGCAGGAGATTGACCGCGTCAGCGGACTGATGCTCGGCGCGGACGACTACATCACTAAACCCTTCTCCCCCTCCGAGCTCGTGGCGCGCGTCGATGCGCTTTACCGCAGAGTAAGCGGAAAATTCGAACGCTCCGAACGCGCGGGAGAAGATTTCAAATGCGGGCGTTTCAGACTGATAGGACTGACGCGCACGCTCATCAAAAACGACGAGCGGATCGAGCTGACGCAGGTTGAGTATCTTATGCTCAAACTCTTCTTTGAGAATCCGGACGTGGCGATCAGCCGTGAAACCATTTCCGATACCGTTTGGGGTGACGGATACCACAGCGACCTTAAGGTCGTCGACGTCAACATACGCAGACTTCGCATGAAGGTGGAGGACGATCCCTCCGATCCGAGAACGATAATCAAAGTGTGGGGGTACGGTTACAAGTGGGTTTCAAAATCCTGA
- a CDS encoding HAMP domain-containing histidine kinase, with the protein MGFKILKSGITRRWVINIFTIVFVTICVLIVAGSLAVRGYYVSSARQTLMNKAESDGAYFENFYTKEPDLIESVRTYVEDYAQKDRIELMVANSVGRVTLTSSGFASDTDYPDDVMAALASDTGSFVGSNSYGENVIAVSRSVKVGDKVACVLRYVISMRGIQGRVLSVILLLSSFGILLLLACYFSGRYFVKSIIKPLATITDTTKKIAQNDFSVRIDDKYPDEIGDLAHEINNMAAALGASEAMKNDFTSSISHELLTPLTAIRGWSETLSDPNMRSDDMIEKGMKVISSESTRLSAMVSELLDFSRLQNGNMTLNMTRLDVIAELEETVLMFEERAKKNNISLVLTAPENCSPVFGDAARVKQVFVNILDNAIKYSYPEGGKVEINLFEKKDRVCIVFTDNGIGISPEDLPKIKQKFFKGASSRPGSGIGLAIVADIVNLHGGEFEIDSVPEKGTTVMIAFPIMQTALQDGK; encoded by the coding sequence GTGGGTTTCAAAATCCTGAAATCCGGCATAACCCGCAGATGGGTTATCAATATCTTCACTATCGTGTTCGTAACGATATGCGTGCTTATCGTCGCGGGCTCTCTTGCGGTACGCGGATACTACGTTTCATCCGCGCGGCAAACGCTTATGAACAAGGCGGAAAGCGACGGAGCGTACTTCGAGAACTTTTATACAAAGGAACCGGATCTTATCGAAAGCGTGCGCACGTACGTTGAAGACTACGCGCAGAAGGACAGGATCGAACTGATGGTCGCCAACTCCGTCGGCCGCGTGACGCTGACGTCGAGCGGCTTCGCCTCGGATACCGACTATCCGGACGACGTTATGGCCGCGCTCGCCTCCGACACCGGCAGTTTCGTCGGGAGCAACTCGTACGGCGAAAACGTCATAGCGGTTTCCCGTTCGGTCAAGGTCGGCGACAAGGTAGCCTGCGTACTGCGCTACGTTATTTCGATGCGCGGTATCCAGGGGCGCGTGCTTTCGGTAATACTGCTGCTGTCCAGCTTCGGGATACTGCTCCTGCTCGCCTGCTACTTCTCAGGCAGATACTTCGTAAAATCAATAATCAAGCCGCTTGCGACGATAACAGACACCACAAAGAAAATAGCGCAGAACGACTTTTCAGTCCGCATCGACGATAAGTACCCCGATGAGATCGGAGATCTCGCGCACGAGATAAACAACATGGCGGCCGCGCTCGGCGCGTCCGAAGCGATGAAAAACGATTTCACCTCTTCCATTTCGCACGAGCTGCTCACCCCGCTTACCGCTATTCGCGGCTGGAGCGAAACGCTTTCCGATCCTAATATGCGCAGCGACGATATGATTGAAAAGGGTATGAAGGTCATTTCGTCAGAGAGCACGCGCCTTTCCGCGATGGTCTCGGAGCTGCTCGACTTTTCACGGCTCCAGAACGGCAATATGACGCTGAATATGACCAGGCTTGACGTCATCGCCGAGCTTGAGGAAACCGTGCTGATGTTTGAAGAAAGGGCGAAGAAAAACAACATTTCGCTGGTGCTTACGGCTCCGGAGAACTGTTCTCCGGTATTCGGAGACGCCGCCAGAGTCAAGCAGGTCTTCGTCAATATCCTCGACAACGCGATCAAGTATTCATATCCGGAGGGCGGCAAGGTCGAAATAAACCTCTTCGAAAAGAAAGATCGCGTCTGTATAGTCTTCACCGATAACGGCATCGGGATCTCGCCCGAGGATCTTCCGAAGATAAAGCAGAAGTTCTTTAAGGGCGCGAGCTCGCGTCCCGGCAGCGGAATAGGCCTCGCGATAGTCGCCGACATCGTGAACCTTCACGGCGGCGAATTCGAGATCGACAGCGTTCCCGAAAAGGGTACGACTGTAATGATTGCATTCCCGATAATGCAGACGGCTCTGCAGGACGGCAAATAA